The Streptomyces aurantiacus genome includes a region encoding these proteins:
- the def gene encoding peptide deformylase translates to MAQQDTDQQHVGVLPVDDDGFVIDTENPEEREAAYRERGTSRPITVVGNPVLHKECKDVTEFGDDLAALVDDMFASQHTAEGVGLAANQIGVDLKVFIYDCPDDEGKRHTGVICNPVLVELPAERRQLDESNEGCLSVPTAYAPLARPDYAEVTGQDEKGNPIKVRGTGYFARCLQHETDHLYGYLYIDRLSKRERKDALRQMAENEPRYPIVAND, encoded by the coding sequence ATGGCGCAGCAGGACACCGATCAGCAGCACGTGGGCGTGCTCCCCGTGGACGACGACGGTTTCGTCATCGACACCGAGAACCCGGAGGAGCGCGAGGCGGCCTACCGCGAGCGCGGCACCTCCCGGCCCATCACGGTCGTCGGGAATCCGGTGCTGCACAAGGAGTGCAAGGACGTCACGGAGTTCGGCGACGACCTCGCCGCGCTGGTCGACGACATGTTCGCCAGCCAGCACACCGCCGAGGGCGTGGGCCTGGCCGCCAACCAGATCGGTGTCGACCTCAAGGTCTTCATCTACGACTGCCCCGACGACGAGGGCAAGCGGCACACGGGCGTGATCTGCAACCCCGTGCTCGTCGAACTGCCCGCCGAGCGGCGCCAGCTGGACGAGAGCAACGAGGGCTGCCTGTCCGTGCCGACCGCGTACGCGCCGCTGGCCCGGCCCGACTACGCCGAGGTCACCGGGCAGGACGAGAAGGGCAACCCGATCAAGGTGCGCGGGACGGGCTACTTCGCGCGCTGCCTGCAGCACGAGACGGACCACCTGTACGGGTACCTCTACATCGACCGCCTCTCCAAGCGCGAGCGCAAGGACGCGCTGCGACAGATGGCCGAGAACGAACCGCGGTACCCGATCGTCGCGAACGACTGA